A window from Drosophila nasuta strain 15112-1781.00 chromosome 3, ASM2355853v1, whole genome shotgun sequence encodes these proteins:
- the LOC132793342 gene encoding mRNA-decapping enzyme 1B has product MADESITRMNLSAIKKIDPYAKEIVDSSSHVAFYTFNSDQNEWEKTDVEGAFFIYHRNAEPFHSIFINNRLNTTSFVEPITGSLELQSQPPFLLYRNERSRIRGFWFYNSEECDRISNLVNGLLLNKETNGGQQPLAMLNYPKPENSSIFNMLSQAQKEYNAQMNSPLQPPQPSGTAISQTDAMTSGNVMKFFQSAKQATAEALLNRPQPLSVDQLEKQQRSVTPVETPSQSFAQDGGEFVGAAESPLSPFLKAASGSAIPRNAAGKPLSLLSNLSYKKNVNESPASALIATDDAEQCLRRLLVGDKPDAKPALMPPTMFDVPPAKVVETEQLAPLSQPLNSAQFVQAFTYLIQNDKEFVTKLHNAYVNGCSNSLIDSNTTYQ; this is encoded by the coding sequence ATGGCGGACGAAAGCATAACGCGAATGAATTTATCGGCAATAAAGAAAATAGATCCATACGCAAAAGAAATTGTCGATTCCTCGTCACATGTGGCTTTTTACACCTTTAATTCGGATCAAAATGAATGGGAAAAAACGGATGTGGAAGGagcgttttttatttatcaccGAAATGCCGAGCCATTTCACAGTATATTTATCAATAATCGCCTAAATACAACATCATTCGTGGAACCCATAACTGGCAGCTTGGAACTGCAGTCGCAGCCGCCATTTCTATTATATCGCAACGAGCGCTCACGTATTCGCGGCTTTTGGTTTTACAATAGTGAGGAGTGCGATCGAATCAGTAATTTGGTGAATGGCTTGCTCTTAAATAAAGAGACAAATGGGGGACAACAGCCGCTGGCCATGCTAAACTATCCCAAACCAGAAAACTCGAGCATATTTAACATGCTGAGCCAGGCGCAAAAAGAATACAATGCACAGATGAATAGTCCACTGCAGCCGCCGCAGCCATCAGGAACAGCAATAAGTCAAACTGATGCCATGACTTCCGGCAACGTGATGAAGTTCTTTCAATCCGCTAAGCAGGCCACAGCCGAGGCACTGCTAAATCGTCCGCAGCCTCTGTCGGTCGATCAGTTGGAGAAACAGCAACGATCTGTCACGCCAGTCGAGACGCCAAGCCAATCATTCGCGCAAGACGGCGGCGAGTTTGTGGGTGCCGCAGAAAGTCCACTATCTCCATTTCTAAAAGCAGCGTCTGGATCGGCAATACCGAGGAATGCAGCTGGCAAGCCGCTATCCTTGCTAAGTAATCTGAGTTATAAGAAGAACGTGAATGAATCACCAGCGTCGGCCTTAATTGCAACTGACGATGCCGAGCAGTGTCTGCGAAGATTACTCGTTGGCGATAAGCCAGATGCGAAGCCAGCGCTGATGCCGCCAACCATGTTTGATGTGCCTCCTGCGAAGGTGGTGGAAACAGAGCAGCTGGCACCACTTTCACAACCGCTGAACAGTGCACAATTCGTGCAGGCCTTTACTTACCTTATTCAGAATGACAAGGAGTTTGTCACCAAATTGCATAATGCCTACGTTAATGGCTGTTCCAATTCTTTGATTGACTCAAATACCacatatcaataa
- the LOC132793346 gene encoding protein-L-histidine N-pros-methyltransferase, producing MEAYRPRGTLARVIHAKFHNDNFLENIDTQQWYTLNGDLPQRFQSKFLALNRPDPTTLRWLERAKMLSSNIWMHLWHALARSVLQFFMTQTDINGLLKRGSMFILSEEQFYKLLEAGGFRTRSSTESITLLDIGAGDGEVSLRVASSVSELSGNAVLQVFATEASWTMRERLKKLNFNVVDEIRQLRNLELILCLNVLDRCYDPFMLLEDIHAALAPDGRAVVALVLPYMHYVETNTSHLPLRPLLDNSHLDHEPTFEEEATQFLMLLENCGFRVESWTKAPYLCEGDLRQSFYWLIDIIVVLSKKTI from the exons ATGGAAGCTTACCGACCCCGCGGCACTTTGGCACGTGTAATACACGCTAAATTTCATAATGATAATTTTCTGGAGAATATAGACACCCAACAG TGGTATACATTAAATGGCGACTTACCTCAAAGGTTCCAATCCAAGTTTCTGGCGCTTAACCGACCGGATCCAACCACATTAAGATGGCTAGAGCGTGCAAAAATGCTATCTTCCAACATATGGATGCATCTTTGGCACGCGTTGGCCCGATCAGTCTTGCAGTTTTTTATGACGCAAACAGATATTAATGGCCTGTTAAAAAGAGGTTCCATGTTCATATTGTCAGAGGAACAATTCTACAAGCTGCTGGAGGCTGGAGGCTTTCGCACAAGATCCTCTACAGAATCg ATTACTTTGCTTGACATTGGCGCCGGTGACGGTGAAGTTTCCTTACGTGTCGCAAGCAGCGTTTCCGAATTAAGTGGAAACGCCGTGCTGCAAGTATTCGCAACCGAGGCGAGCTGGACAATGCGAGAACGCCTGAAGAAGCTCAATTTCAATGTAGTTGATGAGATTCGGCAACTTCGTAACCTGGAGTTAATCCTATGTCTCAATGTACTTGATCGTTGCTATGACCCATTCATGCTCCTGGAAGACATACATGCAGCTTTAGCACCCGATGGACGAGCTGTCGTTGCCTTGGTGCTGCCCTACATGCACTATGTGGAGACAAACACATCGCACTTGCCTTTGCGGCCTCTCTTAGATAATTCCCACCTGGATCATGAGCCAACCTTCGAGGAGGAAGCAACACAATTCTTGATGTTGCTGGAGAACTGTGGTTTTCGCGTCGAATCCTGGACAAAAGCACCGTATTTATGCGAAGGAGATCTTCGGCAATCATTCTATTGGTTAATTGATATAATTGTCGTACTttcaaagaaaacaatttaa
- the LOC132793340 gene encoding LOW QUALITY PROTEIN: DNA ligase 1 (The sequence of the model RefSeq protein was modified relative to this genomic sequence to represent the inferred CDS: deleted 2 bases in 2 codons) — protein MQKSITSFFKPKIEPQSSILQDETKSNNTPKENSPKTKKKDVKKEVSPIKNEMQKEEVSPAASTEAMDVVEDDSPTPSKPKMIQLNAEVDKNDAGEMYDPSMDTYHPLKQAYWKDQGLTPYLALARTFQVIEETKGRLKMIDILSNFFCSVMMVTPNDLLPSVYLSINQLAPAYEGLELGVAETSLMKAIAKATGRNLAHIKSQTHLIGDLGIVAEQSRVSQRMMFRPKPLNIRGVFSKLREIAKISGQSKITLVYDVFVACRFSEARFFIRSLIGKLRIGIAEQSLLTALAVALVKKNHIKGCKISKVSDVYKDEIAETTLILKTTFCQCPNYDIIIPALLKYDIKELQTRCPMHPGMPLKPMLAQPTKGVHEVLERFSGMHITCEWKYDGERAQIHLNDSGEMSIFSRNSENNTEKYPDLIARSKAILKTNDVKSYIIDSEIVAWDLERGQILPFQVLTTRKRKNVDIATIKVQVCVYIFDLLYINGNSLVTKPLSERRKLLFEYFQEVEGEWKFANALNTNDMDEVQQFLEESIKGNCEGLMVKTLDEEATYEIAKRSRNWLKLKKDYLSNVGDSLDLVVIGGYKGKGRRTGIYGGYLLACYDAENEEYQSICKIGTGFTDEDLRAHSEFLSKHVLSGAKSYFRYDASLEPDAWFEPVQVWEVKCADLSLSPIHRAAIGIVDSDRGISLRFPRFIRIRDDKNAEHATDANQVAHMYQSQDQVKNNQKSANQMDMENDFY, from the exons ATGCAAAAGTCAATAAc GTCGTTTTTTAAACCGAAAATTGAACCACAAAGTTCAATACTACAAGATGAAACCAA aagcaataATACTCCTAAGGAAAACAGTcctaaaactaaaaaaaaagatgtaaAAAAAGAGGTAAGCCCGATTAAAAATGAGATGCAAAAAGAGGAAGTGTCACCAGCTGCATCAACTGAAGCAATGGATGTAGTTGAGGATGACTCTCCAACTCCTAGCAAGCCGAAGATGATACAATTAAATGCAGAGGTGGATAAGAATGACGCTGGAGAAATGTACGATCCATCCATGGACACCTATCATCCACTTAAGCAGGCATATTGGAAAGACCAAGGGTT GACACCATACTTAGCCTTAGCACGCACGTTTCAAGTAATTGAGGAGACTAAGGGTCGCTTAAAAATGATTGATATACTGAGCAATTTCTTCTGCTCGGTTATGATGGTTACGCCTAACGACTTGCTGCCAAGTGTGTACCTTAGTATCAATCAACTGGCGCCGGCCTATGAGGGCCTCGAACTGGGTGTTGCCGAAACATCGCTGATGAAGGCCATTGCCAAGGCGACGGGGCGCAACTTGGCGCACATCAAATCGCAAACTCATTTGATTGGAGATCTAGGCATTGTGGCAGAGCAGTCGCGAGTATCGCAACGCATGATGTTTCGTCCGAAGCCATTGAATATACGTGGAGTGTTTAGCAAGCTAAGGGAGATTGCCAAGATATCGGGACAATCGAAAATTACGCTTGTCTACGATGTGTTTGTGGCCTGTCGCTTCTCCGAGGCTCGCTTCTTTATACGCTCCTTAATTGGTAAACTGCGTATTGGCATCGCGGAGCAGAGTCTGCTCACAGCTCTGGCTGTCGCTTTGGTCAAGAAGAACCACATTAAAGGCTGTAAAATCAGTAAAGTGTCCGATGTTTACAAAGATGAAATTGCAGAGACCACGCTGATTTTGAAGACTACTTTTTG CCAATGTCCCAACTATGACATTATAATTCCGGCCCtattaaaatatgatattaaGGAGCTACAGACTCGTTGCCCCATGCATCCCGGCATGCCGCTAAAGCCCATGCTGGCCCAGCCAACAAAGGGTGTGCATGAAGTCCTCGAACGCTTCAGTGGCATGCACATCACTTGCGAATGGAAATACGATGGCGAAAGAGCCCAAATACACTTAAACGATTCTGGTGAGATGAGCATTTTCTCTCGCAATTCGGAGAataataccgaaaaatatcCGGATCTGATTGCTCGAAGTAAGGCGATTCTGAAAACAAATGACGTAAAATCATATATAATTGACAGCGAAATTGTTGCCTGGGATTTGGAGCGTGGCCAGATTTTGCCATTCCAAGTGTTGACTACTCGCAAGAGGAAAAACGTTGATATTGCCACAATTAAAGTGCAAGTttgtgtttacatt tttgatCTACTTTATATAAATGGCAACTCGCTAGTTACAAAGCCACTATCGGAACGTCGAAAACTTTTGTTTGAATATTTCCAAGAGGTCGAAGGAGAATGGAAATTTGCCAATGCACTTAACACTAATGATATGGATGAAGTGCAGCAATTCTTGGAGGAATCCATCAAAGGGAACTGTGAGGGCTTAATGGTA AAAACTCTAGATGAGGAGGCCACCTATGAAATAGCCAAAAGGTCAAGAAATTGGTTGAAATTGAAGAAGGATTATTTGTCAAACGTTGGTGATTCTCTCGACCTGGTTGTCATCGGCGGCTATAAAGGCAAGGGACGACGCACTGGCATATACGGTGGTTACTTATTGGCCTGCTACGATGCAGAGAATGAAGAATATCAAAGTATTTGTAAAATTGGCACAG GCTTCACTGACGAGGATTTGCGTGCGCACTCGGAGTTCCTAAGCAAACATGTCCTCAGCGGAGCCAAATCATATTTCCGTTACGATGCCAGCTTGGAGCCGGATGCTTGGTTCGAACCTGTTCAAGTTTGGGAGGTCAAATGCGCTGACTTATCGCTAAGTCCCATTCATCGCGCCGCCATTGGTATTGTGGACAGTGATCGTGGCATTTCACTACGCTTTCCACGATTCATCCGCATCCGCGATGATAAGAATGCTGAGCATGCAACGGATGCCAATCAAGTAGCACATATGTATCAATCGCAGGATCAAGTCAAGAACAATCAGAAATCAGCGAATCAAATGGATATGGAGAACGATTTTTACTAA
- the LOC132793341 gene encoding regulator of nonsense transcripts 3B, with the protein MEKPRVNKRKEKKEKSNHAIKIVVRHLPPTMTEQEFLEQVDPLPENDSYYFCTADWSLGQEATCRAYIDMSRKDISDVLQFRDRFDGYVFVDSKGAEYAAIVEYAPFQCFMKNKARNHDNKVNTIEKETHYQDFLQKLADEREEASRLGDLKIDFNIEQRSDDKVKSTPLLQYLANKKEKRREEARKRNEEKRKQREELKLLRAAETPENKSKDAAGDNKKPGNNNNNNQKKEFNKDGQVQDKAKNSRSKRRTERDQRRREEHEQRKLARDREQRDKKKPERTERPEKENPSKKSSKPNQAKEQKLSRDVVILKKETIVDSSAVVSNTDTEKSVDACSERLASDQQDKEERKPPEVFPQNSSQAPNQQESRKSANRRSADERRIRNKDRPSIAIYQPKVRNRLGSEENSPNDSKDAALSTEKPVFPTVSDSTEIPDEKSKNKRFGRRNKQKNPDCKESNERAQSQVSKSSESSTSAHSTTLK; encoded by the exons atggaaaaacCACGCGTTAACAAACGTAaagagaagaaagaaaaatccAACCACGCTATCAAG ATCGTGGTGCGGCATTTGCCACCAACCATGACTGAACAAGAATTTTTGGAGCAAGTCGATCCATTGCCGGAAAACGATTCGTACTATTTTTGTACGGCAGATTGGTCGCTTGGCCAAGAGGCAACATGCCGCGCATATATCGACATGTCGCGGAAGGATATTTCGGACGTACTGCAGTTTCGCGACCGTTTTGATGGCTATGTATTTGTCGATTCTAAAGGTGCCGAATACGCTGCTATTGTGGAGTACGCACCATTTCAATGCTTTATGAAGAATAAGGCACGTAATCACGACAACAAGGTTAATACcattgaaaaggaaactcatTACCAGGACTTTCTACAAAAGTTGGCGGACGAACGTGAAGAGGCATCGCGGTTAGGTGACTTGaagattgattttaatatAGAGCAGCGATCAGATGATAAGGTGAAATCTACGCCACTGCTTCAGtatttggcaaacaaaaaagaaaaacggcGCGAGGAAGCACGTAAACGAAATGAAGAGAAACGCAAGCAACGCGAGGAATTAAAGTTGCTGCGTGCAGCAGAAACGCCAGAAAACAAATCCAAGGATGCCGCTGGTGACAATAAAAAACcaggcaacaataacaataataatcaaaaaaaggaatttaacAAGGATGGACAAGTCCAGGATAAAGCAAAAAATTCGCGTTCCAAGCGTCGCACAGAACGCGATCAACGTCGACGTGAAGAGCATGAGCAACGAAAGTTGGCGCGAGATCGTGAGCAGCGGGATAAAAAGAAACCTGAGCGAACTGAAAGACCAGAAAAAGAGAATCCGAGTAAAAAATCGTCAAAACCAAATCAAGCAAAAGAACAGAAACTGAGCAGAGACGTTGTGATTCTTAAAAAGGAAACTATTGTTGATTCGAGTGCTGTTGTCTCCAACACAGATACAGAGAAATCTGTAGATGCTTGCAGCGAAAGGTTGGCTTCAGATCAACAGGATAAAGAAGAGCGCAAGCCGCCTGAGGTATTCCCGCAGAACAGCTCTCAAGCCCCAAATCAGCAGGAATCTCGAAAGTCCGCAAATCGGCGCTCGGCCGATGAGCGTCGCATAAGAAATAAG GATCGTCCATCCATTGCCATATACCAGCCTAAGGTTCGAAATCGTCTCGGATCCGAAGAAAATTCTCCAAATGACTCGAAGGATGCCGCACTGTCAACGGAAAAGCCCGTGTTTCCAACAGTTAGCGACAGCACTGAAATACCGGACGAGAAGTCAAAAAACAAACGATTTGGTCGACGTAATAAGCAAAAGAATCCGGATTGTAAGGAAAGTAATGAGCGTGCTCAAAGTCAAGTCTCAAAGTCTTCCGAAAGTAGCACAAGTGCTCATTCAACCacattaaaatga